The genomic DNA TTTTTTCATATTATTCGACACTTGTCAATCGAGAATGAATATTGGCAGGAAAAACCTGGGCTGAAACGGTAGTTTCAGAGGTTAAAAAGGGGGGAACAAATATGCGAATCAATAAGCTACTATCGATTGAAGCCGATAGCTCGAGACCTTCGAAAAATGCCCCCTTTTGCCCAATCTTCCGCCTTCGCCAAGGCTACGGCGTGACCAGGCTGCGTCAGGCTCAAACCGGGGACCCACCCGTTGGGTGGGGAGTCCAAGTGAAGCGCGGACAAATTTTAATCCTCGAAATACTCGATGTATTCCTGTGGTTAAAATTTTCGCCTTCCTTGACCTTGAACAAAATTGAACGTTTTTCAAAGGTCTCAGCTCTAAGGCCGAGGGTTCAAGGGGAAATCATCTTTCCTTAAATCCCGATTTCTCACTCGACCTCTGGAATCCTTGCACCCTGACTTATCCAGGGTCCGAGGGGCCCCAGAAAAAAATACATATAAACCAGCTTAATTGGCCCTACAACAATCACTCGGCCACTTGAACCCTATTATAAAAACGATCGAACTAAAGTCTTCGCCTGAAGGCGCGGGTTTCTCCCATTCCCAAAATGGGACATTAAAAATCGGAGCATAGAAGGAATCCCCATGCACTCCTTCGTTCTCCCTGTCGCCTGCGGTCCTTCCCACTTCGATAATCCTGGAGATTCACGAGTTCACCTTGTTTTTGCCTTCGGTCCATACCACACCTGCGATCCGTTCCACTCCTCCTATCGGGAATCTTTCTTCGATCTTCTCCAGAGCGTCTTTCAGGGATATATCCCGCATAAGAAAAACGCCGGCGGTCCATCCCGGAACGCCTCCCGCCATTGTCAACAAGGTTGAACACTACCTGCTGCTCGCTCACGGTTTTAAATCCCTTCCCGCATCTCATAAACATTTAAAAAATCATTTACCTTAATTCTGTAAAGTTTAAATATATCCATCGCCTCTGCCTTTGGATGAATCATTTTGTGTATTGGAGGGGTATATTGAAATACCTCCCAATGCCTGCCACAGCAATGTTAGTCGCCCCACCCTCGCCTCGCCCTTCACCCGGTCGGAGTTGATGAAAAGAACTAACATGGGCCTCCCCTCATCTTCCAAAACAGGACCGGATTACCGTTGCTTTCATTTTTATTGAGCAACACCCGTGCCATCCTGTCCGGGATACGAAGAAAAGGTCTAGCCAAATATCTTTTGAATAATAAAATAGTTGCAGAAAAAAACAAGAGGTAAAACAGGGTATTCCGATTCCGCCGAGTTAGTGTGGAAATAATTGCCGCTTTTTTGTGAAATGATATCTCATGAAATAGTATTTTTTTTCATAAAAACAGACAGGGGCAAATCCGGGGTTAGATGTGAATTTTTAGAGGATTCAAGGGTTCAAGGGGCCGAGGGGTCAAGTGAAGGACTGACAAACATAAGGATTTCGACAACTGGATAGATTAGAGGGGACCAAATACATGACCAAGTCACTTACAAAACCTTTGCACCCTCGAACCCTTTCTTTTGTCAAGGCGTAAGGCCGAATTCATCGATCCGGTTCAAGAGAGTCTTGTAACTTACTTTCAATAATGCAGCCGCCTTTTTCCTGTTCCATTGCGTCTTTTTCAAGGCCTCAAGAATGGCCTTGCTCTCCGCTTCCGAGATGTATTCCTTGGTAATTTTCTTGAGGGAAAAATCCTCATCCTTGAATGCGTTCATCAACTTTTCGTCGTCCCATAGTTCCGGAAACACGCCACCGTCTGGATAAGGGACCTTGTCCTGATCGTCGGGTTCCTCCTGGGACACCTCAAGCTCCTGGAAGATGAACCTCCAATCCCTGAGGACAATAGCCCTTCGAACGACGTTTTCCAGCTCCCTTACGTTTCCGGGCCACCCGTAAGACCGGAGGTAATCTACTACCTCTGAAGGAACATCCAATAGTTCCTTCCTGAACTCGTAACAATACTTGTTCAGAAAATAGTGGGTCAGAATCGGGATATCCTCCCTCCGTTCCCTCAATAACGGGGCGTGGATCCGGGCCACGTCCAGGCGGTAAAACAGATCTTTTCTGAACTCACCCTCCCGCACCTTTTGTTCCAGATTTGAATTAGTAGCTGCCACGACTCTCGCATCAATGACCTTGTCCCTCGTATCACCCAACCGCGAAAAAACTTTTTCTTCTAAAACCTGCAACAGTTTTACCTGGAGGGGCAAGGAGAGATCTCCGATCTCGTCTATAAAAAGCGTCCCCCCATCAGCCAGCTCGAATCTTCCAGGTTTATCCTGGTGGGCCCCGGTGAAAGCCCCCTTTTGAAAACCAAAGATTTCACTCTCCAGGAGATCGTCCGGCAGGGCGCTACAGTTAATTTTGACCAAGGGACCGCTTCTTCGGAGGGAATAGCGATGGATGGATCTCGCGATCAATTCCTTTCCTGTACCGCTTTCCCCGGTGATTAGTACGGTAATGTCCTTATCCGCCACCCGGCGGATCTTTTTCCTGATTTCTGAAATCGCCCGGGATCCCCCCACGAGGATCGGAAACTCCATATCAGTACTCTCCCGGGCGATCTTTTCTTCCTCAAGCGCCTCTCGAAGAATCCCATGGATTGCATCTGGAGCGGGATTTACGGGCAGAATGTGGACACCCTCAAAAGCCATGTCTTCCGTACTACCCGGCAATTTTCCCTTCCCGCCAAGGACCAGTATCGGCATAAATACATTCAGGATCTTCAACTTGTGGATACATTCACCCAGCACCCGCCTACCAAGACTCGGGCCAAGAACGGCCGCGTCCGGACCCGCCACTTCAACTTCACTCACAGTAATGGAAGGCTCTCCTTCAAAAACAGACTCAAAACCTGCCGCCCTCAAAAGAGCCATGATCTTGTGGCGCACCAACAGGTCAGGCTCGATAAGCAGGATTTTGGTCTCGTTCATCATGGTCAAGCCTCGCTAGTGATTAAGCCCTTCACCCTTCCAGGGCCCTGGAAATCGTGTGGCTGAGTTCTTCGATTCCGCAAGGTTTTGTCAAATAGCCTTTGATCCGGCCCTTGATCTCATCCGTTATTCCGTCAGGGCCTGACTCCTCGTAGCCGGAAACGATAATGATCCGGGCGTTCTGATCCGTTTTCATGATCTCGTTGATGCAAGCCAGCCCGTCCATCTCAGGCATGCTCCTGTCCATAAGCACCAGGTCGGGCGCCACCTTCGGATAATTACGAACTGCCTCAAGGGGTTTCTCAAATGGGATCGTCTGGTAGCCCAGACTACGAGTCAGGTTGGACAAAGCTTCCAGGGTGGTGGGTTCGTCATCTACGATCAGGATCTTCTGGCCTTGGCCCATCTTTAATTGCTTCGGGGGTTTCTCTTCCTGCACATTTGATGGTTTAACGGGAGGGAGAGTGATAGTGAATTCAGTGCCTTCTCCCGGCTTGGAGGAAACGGAAATCGTGCCCTTGTGTTCTTCTATGATGCCATGGGTGGTGGACAATCCAAGGCCGGTTCCCTTCCCCACTTCCTTGAGCGTGAAAAAGGGATCAAACACCTTTTCAATGGTCTCCTGATCCATGCCATGGCCCGTATCCCTGACCCTGGCCACCACTCTGCCGTTGACCCGCTTGGCTTCCACCGCCAACACGCCCCCCCCGGGCATGGCATCCCTTGCATTGGTGAAAAGGTTCATAAAAACCTGGCTCAGGAGCGACTGGTTTCCCGCCACGAAAAGTCCTTTCTCCAGGTTCACCCTGATTTCGATATTCTTATCAAACACCTTTTTGATTATCTCACAGGTCTTGGAAATCACTTCTGAGAGGTCCACGTCCGTTATCTGGTATCCGTCCCCCCGTCTTGAAAAGTGAAGCAGGTTGTTTATGAGGTCTACGCCTTTTTCTACCGAGTCGTAGATGTTTTTTGCCAGTTCTTTGACTTCCTGGTTTTCTCCGTACAAGAGTTCCAGGTATTCAACATTTCCCGAGATGGCCTGGAGGATGTTCCTGAAATTATGGGCCGTTCCGCCTGCAAAGGCCCCGATGGATTCCATTTTTTGGGATACAAGGAGCTGCCTTTGGAGGGCCTTTTGTTCTTCCTCAGCCTTCCTCTTGTCCGTAACGTCATCGAAAATCGCAACAATTTCCCCGGAAGGCAGCCGGTAAACATCATATTCTCTCCAGCACATCTTTTCCCTATCCTGCTGGAAGGTCAAGGAATAATGCTCCGGCTTTCCGGTACGCCAAACGTTCCTGAACACTTCGAACAGTCCGCTTTCACGAAGCACAGGGAAGACTTCGGATACCTGCTTTCCCAGGACATCGACTTTTCTGACCTTCTCTATCCGTTCATTGGCTCGATTCAGATCCAGGATAAGGAAGTCCTTCCCTCCTTCGATAACCTTGAAAACCGCTACACCGCTCCTCATATTGTCAAATATGGCCTTGAACCGGGCTTCACTTTTTCTAAGCCGTCTCTCTGTCTCCTTGAGACTTCGTGTTCTCTCCTCAACAAGTTTCTCTGCATCAGCATAAAGCAAAGCGTTTTCAATGGCGACGGCTGCGGGTCCGCTCAAGGCTATCAACAAAGAAATATCCTCTTTCCTGAAACCGTATGGTTTTTTCAAAGAGTCTACATAGATTACCCCCCTGATACTGGAGCGGCTGATCAAAGGGACGCACATGACGCTCCGGATATTCATCAGGATCATGCTGCGGGACGGATCAGGAGTCTCACCATCCAGGGTATCCATAAAACTTACCGGTCTCCTTTCCCTGATCACTCGTTGCACGATGGTCCTGCTGAAAGTCCTTTCCAGGTCTTTTTCTCCTGTGACTGATTTTGCGATGACCTTGGATATCTTTCCGGTTTTGCTATCCACCAGAATGATGGCTCCTCTGTCGATCCGCTTGAGAAGCTCAAAGATCGCATGAAGCACTTTTTCAAGGATCGTATTGATATCCAGAGATTCCATCAAGGCGTTGGATACCTTGTATATAAGTTCCAGGTTCTTGGGAGAAGTAGCCGGACGGTTGAAAAGGCCGGTGTCATCCAGATCTTCAGCCACAAAATCATATTTCTCTCTGCTTATCGAGTCCTTGGAAAGAGCTTTCCCGATGGACAGAACCAGATTCCCCAGCCTTATCGGCACCCCTTCGCCGATCTCGCACTCCTTTCCAGGGACCATGGGTTTCGACCCGATAAAGGTGCCGTTCGTGCTCTCAAGGTCGATCCCGAAAAAATGCTCACCCCTCTTGATGATCTCCAAATGCTTCCGGGAGACCGATTTGTCAGACAAGAAGACATGGTTTTCCCTGGAGCGGCCTATAAGAACTCTATCTTCAGACAAGGCGTAAATCTTGCCCTTCTCGGAGCCGTTCATCAAGAAAATCTTCATCATGAAGTCAGCCCTCCGTGAATATAAAACTGCTTTCAGGAAACTCGCCCCAAAAGAGCTTCGATGTGCTGCTTGAGATCTGCTATTCGAACGGGTTTGGCCAGCACAAGATCGGCCCGCTTCTCAATGGCGGCTGCTTCGGGTTCCCGGCCATAGCCCGTAATGGCAATGACGGGCAAATCGGGGTTCTTTTCCTTCAAGGCCGTGACCACCCCAACACCGCTTACGTAAGGCATGACGATGTCCGTGATGACAAGATCATAGCCGCCGGCCTCAAGTTTTTTCAGGCCCTCCATCCCATCGGATGCGCTAATCACCTCATAACCGAGGTATTCAAGGTGTTTGATAAGCATCGCCAGGACATCGGGATCGTCCTCGATGATCAGAATGACCTTCTTTCCTTCCTTTCCCATGTATTTCTACCTTCCCCGGGATTTTATCCGATTAAAATTTTCTAAAAATGCAAGGTCTTTGTCCTGGGTATTCTTGGTCCCAACGGCCACCACGGTGATCTTTGCATCCGAATTTTTCTGGAAATAAAGCCTTCCGGAGTAAGCAAATTCTGTCTCGAGAATATTCATCTTCCCCCTCTTGCCAAAAACCTTTCGCTTCACGGGGACTGCGGAATCGTCCTCGTTTAGTTTGTGGATGATTTCCTCGGCCTTGATCTGGACTTCATCGGGGAGAGATACAAAACCTTCCAAGGCCCGTTCGGTGAAAGCGAGGTTCTTGTAAAGCACTCGGAATCTCTTGTCCGTTATATCCGATTTTTTTTTCCTTTTCTTGGGCTTCTGAGACTTTTCCTTGACATTGAGCAACTCTTCCCTGAGTTCCCGGACCTGGTTTTCCATCTCCTCCTTGCGCCGTTTTTGAGATTCCAGTCCGGCCTCCAACTTTTCCATTTCTTCAAGAAGACCGTCGATGTCCTTGGAAAGGCCCTCCTTGTCTTCCCTCAGCTTCTCAATCCGCTCCTGATAGGACTTCTCATGGGCCTTCACTTCGGAGAGATTGGATTCAGCTACCTTCAATTGCTCCGAGAGGTGCCGGACCATCTTCTCCTGTTCCGCCGCCTGCTTCTCCGCAACCAGCATTCCCTTACGGATGAAGGCGCGAAGGATCAGTGCCGCGGTCAATACGTAAAGAACCAGCACACCATTGGACAGCCAACTGTTATGCTTTATTCGGAGATCCACAGACAACACCAGTCCATCGTTGAGGATCCGGTAATTTTCTGCAGCAACCTCCGTATAATCAAGGGGCTTCCTGGAAAATAGAGTCAATCCGTCCGGCCCCTCCAGACTCGTACCCTCATCCTGGAACCCCCCTGGATAAAGGATATGACCATCCCGGGTTTTGACCAGGATACTCATCTGTATTCCCAGGGAATACATAAAATTATGGCGCAGGTAAGCTTCTATATTCCGGTTGACCTCTTCTCTGACACTGTACCGGCCTTCAAAAAGGGCCTCCTGGTTTTGAATGAGGATGCCGTTCAACTCGGCGGTTTCACGGCTTTTAAGCCATCCTTCCAGGCCCTGCAGGGTCAGAATATAGGCCAGGGGAGGCAGAAGGACGCAAAGAAAAAGAACTTTGAAAGGGAAACGCTTCATGGACCCGGCAATCCCCTCAAGAAGAGGCTCCTGATGCTTCCAGTTCTTTCAACAACCGCCGTGCCTTATCCGAACCCTCGAAATTCGGGTCAAGTTCAAGGGCTTTTTGCAGGTATTCTCTAGCCTCCCTTTCCTTTTCGCTCTTGTAATAGGCCATACCCAGGTGATAGTTAACCATCGCATTGTCCGGCTGGTACTGTAGGCTGTCCTTCAGTTCGGCAATCGCGTTGAGATAGCTGCCCTTCTTATAGTATACCCACCCAAGCGTATCCATCACATTCGGGTTCTTGGGCATCTTTTCCTTGGCCATTTGGGCATATTTGAGGGCCTCGTCAAGGTTACCACCCCTCTTGACAAGATTCCAAGCCAGGTTATTGGCGGCGGGGGCGAAATTTTCATTGATTTCAAGGGCTTTTCGATAATAGGCCTCAGCCTTGGCCCCCTCCCCCTTTTGGTCATAAATCGTCCCCAGGGTCATATATCCGGGGACGAAATCAGGCTTTTTTTTCAAAATAGTCTCGTATTGCTTTACTGCCTCATCCACATTTCCAGCCGCCATGTACAAACCGGCAAGGGCAATGTAAGGAGGCAGGAGAGATGGATCGAGTTCGACGGCTTTCTCGAAATGCCGCTTTGCGGATTCCAGGTCCTTTTTCCCCGCCATGATACGGCCTTGAAGATATTGAATGGAGGCCAGGAGTTTTGGTGTTCCCTTGACCTTTTCCGCATGACGACTGCAAAGCTCATAGGCCTCGTCCACTTTTTTGTCCCGAATATAGGCACCCACCAGCAAGTCCAAGGCCGTGATATTCTTGGGGTCCAGTTCCAGGGCCTTACGAAAACTTTCCATGGCCTTGGCGGGACGTTTGGTAAAGTTGTAAACGAGGCCAAGCTTGACGTACGCAGGGGCATAAGTCGGATTTACCTCCAGGGCCTTCCTGAAGGCTTTCTCTGCTCCAGTGGGGTTCTTTCCAATCATCTCCAGATTGCCCTGAAGAATGTATGCCTTGGGATTACGGGGAGATATCTTTAGTATGCTATCGATCTGCTCCCTCGCCAGATCCATCTCGTGGCCCCTGATATAGAAATCGGCCAAGATCATTCTAGCCCCAACCAGGCGGGGATTAAGTTCCACTGCTTTTACCAATGCCTTTTGGGCGAGATTCTTCTTGCCCTTGCCCAAAAGGGCCAGGGCCTTGTAATAATAGGCTCCGGCATGGCGGGGGGCGTCATGAATCACCGAATCAAATCTCTCAATCGCCTGGTCAAACTCCTTTCGGACCAAGTAGAGTCTTCCCTTCAGAAAATTAGCCCCGATATGCCCCTTGTCCTTTTCGAGAATCCGGTCAATCGTCTTTTCGGCCTCCGTCCATTTCTTGAACCTGAAATGAAGATCAGCCAGGCTCATGAGTATATTGACGTCGTCTTTCTTCAATGCCAGGGCACGATTCACGGCATCCAGGGCCTTTTCGTACGATCTCTGCCTGGCATAAAAGCCCGCCAGGGTCATGAGGGAGGTGACTTCTCCCTTGGGGGCGGACTCAACGGCCTTCTTGTAAGTCTTTTCGGCCTTTTTCCGCTCTCCTCTGCTCTCGTAAAACATGGCCAGGACATTCAGGCTCTGAGAATCAGAACCTGTTGTATTGATCATTTTCTTAAGCGTCTCTTCGGCCTTGTTCCACCGGCCCATGGAACCGTAAAGCCTGGATAGCTCGACATAAGCGACCCGTGAGGACGAATCCAACGAAAGGACCTTATGGTAGGCCTCCTCCGCTTTCTCCTTCTCTCCCTTCATCAGGTAAAGACGGGCTATCGAAAGACGCGCATGAAAACTCCTGGGATCGATCTCGATAACTTTTCCGAGTGTTTTCAATGCATTATCGATATCTTTTTCCTGGACCTGTATTCCGGCGAGCAATTTAAGGGCCTCGACATTGTCCGGGGATTTCTCCAGGATCTTGTCTACCTTCTTCTCCGCCTCATCCGGTTTTCTGGCGAGCAAATAGATCTGCCCCAGTTTGAGTTGGGCCTTCACATTTCCCGGGTTGGCCGAGACGGCCTGAGAAAATGCCTGGAAGGCCTGCCTACCTTGTTTCAGCCTCAAATAGACCTCTCCAAGCTCGTAATAGGCTGCATCGTGCTTGGGGTTCAATTGGACAACATTTTTGTACTCAATGACCGCCTTTTTCAACTCACCATCCCGGACATACTGCCTGGCCTTTTCAAGGTGTTTGGTTATTTTCTCTTCACTGCTCGCGCACCCTGAGGCTAAGGCCACTCCGGCGATCATCACAAGAATCCACAGGATCTTTCTTCGCCTGCTTCTGTTTTTCATTTTTCCCCCGTATATCGAATTCAAACCAAAATAAGATCCAAAATCAAAACTCACCTAATGAAGTAAAAAGTGAAGTCTCTTTTCTCCCAAAAAGCGGCGGCTTCAAGCGACTGAACTTGGCCTGCTGAATAAATCCAGCTCTCACTGCAGCCATACTGCTGTTTTCA from Deltaproteobacteria bacterium includes the following:
- a CDS encoding tetratricopeptide repeat protein; the encoded protein is MKNRSRRRKILWILVMIAGVALASGCASSEEKITKHLEKARQYVRDGELKKAVIEYKNVVQLNPKHDAAYYELGEVYLRLKQGRQAFQAFSQAVSANPGNVKAQLKLGQIYLLARKPDEAEKKVDKILEKSPDNVEALKLLAGIQVQEKDIDNALKTLGKVIEIDPRSFHARLSIARLYLMKGEKEKAEEAYHKVLSLDSSSRVAYVELSRLYGSMGRWNKAEETLKKMINTTGSDSQSLNVLAMFYESRGERKKAEKTYKKAVESAPKGEVTSLMTLAGFYARQRSYEKALDAVNRALALKKDDVNILMSLADLHFRFKKWTEAEKTIDRILEKDKGHIGANFLKGRLYLVRKEFDQAIERFDSVIHDAPRHAGAYYYKALALLGKGKKNLAQKALVKAVELNPRLVGARMILADFYIRGHEMDLAREQIDSILKISPRNPKAYILQGNLEMIGKNPTGAEKAFRKALEVNPTYAPAYVKLGLVYNFTKRPAKAMESFRKALELDPKNITALDLLVGAYIRDKKVDEAYELCSRHAEKVKGTPKLLASIQYLQGRIMAGKKDLESAKRHFEKAVELDPSLLPPYIALAGLYMAAGNVDEAVKQYETILKKKPDFVPGYMTLGTIYDQKGEGAKAEAYYRKALEINENFAPAANNLAWNLVKRGGNLDEALKYAQMAKEKMPKNPNVMDTLGWVYYKKGSYLNAIAELKDSLQYQPDNAMVNYHLGMAYYKSEKEREAREYLQKALELDPNFEGSDKARRLLKELEASGASS
- a CDS encoding sigma-54-dependent Fis family transcriptional regulator, with the translated sequence MMNETKILLIEPDLLVRHKIMALLRAAGFESVFEGEPSITVSEVEVAGPDAAVLGPSLGRRVLGECIHKLKILNVFMPILVLGGKGKLPGSTEDMAFEGVHILPVNPAPDAIHGILREALEEEKIARESTDMEFPILVGGSRAISEIRKKIRRVADKDITVLITGESGTGKELIARSIHRYSLRRSGPLVKINCSALPDDLLESEIFGFQKGAFTGAHQDKPGRFELADGGTLFIDEIGDLSLPLQVKLLQVLEEKVFSRLGDTRDKVIDARVVAATNSNLEQKVREGEFRKDLFYRLDVARIHAPLLRERREDIPILTHYFLNKYCYEFRKELLDVPSEVVDYLRSYGWPGNVRELENVVRRAIVLRDWRFIFQELEVSQEEPDDQDKVPYPDGGVFPELWDDEKLMNAFKDEDFSLKKITKEYISEAESKAILEALKKTQWNRKKAAALLKVSYKTLLNRIDEFGLTP
- a CDS encoding response regulator; protein product: MGKEGKKVILIIEDDPDVLAMLIKHLEYLGYEVISASDGMEGLKKLEAGGYDLVITDIVMPYVSGVGVVTALKEKNPDLPVIAITGYGREPEAAAIEKRADLVLAKPVRIADLKQHIEALLGRVS
- a CDS encoding response regulator, encoding MMKIFLMNGSEKGKIYALSEDRVLIGRSRENHVFLSDKSVSRKHLEIIKRGEHFFGIDLESTNGTFIGSKPMVPGKECEIGEGVPIRLGNLVLSIGKALSKDSISREKYDFVAEDLDDTGLFNRPATSPKNLELIYKVSNALMESLDINTILEKVLHAIFELLKRIDRGAIILVDSKTGKISKVIAKSVTGEKDLERTFSRTIVQRVIRERRPVSFMDTLDGETPDPSRSMILMNIRSVMCVPLISRSSIRGVIYVDSLKKPYGFRKEDISLLIALSGPAAVAIENALLYADAEKLVEERTRSLKETERRLRKSEARFKAIFDNMRSGVAVFKVIEGGKDFLILDLNRANERIEKVRKVDVLGKQVSEVFPVLRESGLFEVFRNVWRTGKPEHYSLTFQQDREKMCWREYDVYRLPSGEIVAIFDDVTDKRKAEEEQKALQRQLLVSQKMESIGAFAGGTAHNFRNILQAISGNVEYLELLYGENQEVKELAKNIYDSVEKGVDLINNLLHFSRRGDGYQITDVDLSEVISKTCEIIKKVFDKNIEIRVNLEKGLFVAGNQSLLSQVFMNLFTNARDAMPGGGVLAVEAKRVNGRVVARVRDTGHGMDQETIEKVFDPFFTLKEVGKGTGLGLSTTHGIIEEHKGTISVSSKPGEGTEFTITLPPVKPSNVQEEKPPKQLKMGQGQKILIVDDEPTTLEALSNLTRSLGYQTIPFEKPLEAVRNYPKVAPDLVLMDRSMPEMDGLACINEIMKTDQNARIIIVSGYEESGPDGITDEIKGRIKGYLTKPCGIEELSHTISRALEG